The Celeribacter baekdonensis genomic interval CCGCAAACCTGCTTCGGCTGGACCAGCGTGCCGAGGTCGTGGAACCCGAATGCAACTTTCGATCCCGCGCCAATCGAAAGACACTTTGGAATCGCGCGCAAACCACCTCATATTTGCTGAGATACCGCCCGTATCACACACGAGACTTCACGTAGGTGCTGTGCTTATCACCCCCCCCGAGACCGCGCAGCAAATACATATCTCGTGTTGCCTGCCCGATCAGAATGCATCACCGGCAAATGTCCCAATGCTGGCTACACATACTGGTCGGGCAAAACCTTGTGGGCTGACCGTTTTGTTTGCGATGAGTGAAGTGGTCCTCTCTTTTGAGACAGGTTCGCAATGCCGCCAAAGCAACCTTGTCTTAAACCGACCTGCAAAATTTCCGCGCTTTGCCGCCTGTAATGCCTTCAAAAATTTAGGATGCGGCATAGGCCACCGTCCGATTTTCCGGGACCCTCTTTAGTGAAGGCGATCATTGGAGTGGCCGAACAACTAAAGAGAATCTCATTCACCTTTCGGGCGAACACTACAGGGATCAATCCGCTGTAAGTGTGAGGGAACAAAGATTTAAATTCAAATGCAGGTGGCAAATCATGTTCAGTATCTTCGACGGGATGGATGCAAAATGTCTGTTCCTGAGCCAATCGAAAGTTCTGGCGCACACCTTGCCAATTATGCTGGTGGAAAACGACGCAACCGTGACCTGTTGCGAAGATTACAGCGAGTTCATGCGGTGTCTCGACGCCATTCCTGGGATCAATTTTGCATTCATCGACGTCGACAGTTTCGGCGGCATCGCCGCTCAGTATGACAGGATTAGGGAAATGCGGGGGCGGTTCCCGGACGTGGCGACAATTCTGGTATCTTCAGATTTCAGCACAGATGAATTCGGAACGCACAGATTATTTCTCGCAGATGTTTCTCTCCGACTGCCTGTTACCTACTCCTGCCTTGAACTCGCACTGCTGCAAGCGCCCGTGAACAATCGCGTTTGGGTTCAACGCCTCAACTCTGCACTTACACACGCGCCCACACGATCGGTTGTGCAATCCTTAAAGCGTGGACAACGCGATTTCCGAAGTCACCCGTAAGATTGGTTCGTAACGAAATAGAAGACGTGAAATATGATATTTTTTGGGATTTTGGCTCTAGTTGCATTCATCTTTACATCCCTCGTGATGATACTCATCGGCCTCAATGTTCTATTTTCGCTTTCATTGGGCCTGCTTATCGCAAATTTGGTCGTGATTATCGTTGCTGCTTGTTTCGAGGCATGTGACAGATATAAATAAGAAATTTACGACTTGTCGTAATAAGTTAAGGGCAGTCACTGACCCGTTACTCATCTAGGTGAAAGACATGCCACCAGATCGCTGACAAACGCGACCTCCGGGCGATCTCCGTCATGTCCATTGATCATATGAGCCGATTTGAATAGTCGAAACAATTGATTGTTCTTAGCCCTGCTCACGTTTCAATCGTTATGAGCCCATGTCTTTGCGCAAGGATAGCAGCGTGTGCGCGGTTCTTGGCATCTAGTTTCGTACATATCGACCGCATTTTCATTTTAATTGCGACCTCGCTCGAATTCAGCTCGAACGCAATTTCCTTGTTTGTCTTTCCTTCTGCAACCAGCTTGAGAATGCGCCGCTCTTGCTCATCGGGTCCGTCTGCGCCTTTGGTTGCGTTTTTAACACTTCTCGACAATGACAGTGGGACAAACTCGTTGCCATCGGCGATCAATCTGAGTGTCGCGGCAAAACTGCGAAAAGGTTGCCCTTTGGAGATAAATCCCTTTGCCCCGATCTCAATTGCCTGCCAGACGAAGTCATCGTCAGCCGTTCCAGAAAAAATGACAACAGATCCCTCATGGGTGGCATCTACGACCTGCTTCACAGATCGCAAACCTTCCATTCCCGGCATAGAGATATCAAGCATCACAACATCAAAAGACTTTGGGTGTGCGCGCAGAACGTCGAGGGTGCTTTGCAATGAGACGCTCGTTTCGACGGAAAAATCTCCCTCTTCAACCAGAATAATCTTCAAAGCCTCTGAGATCAGCTTATGATCGTCGGCAATAAGGACGGAAACCATGCGCTGTTGCATCTCTGTGTTCGACTGCCTTTGAGGTTTGTGCATAGGATTTTCTCTATAGGATATACAATTTTTTACTATTTGTATGAATTTTAGCGCCGCCGCCATATGCAGAAACTATTAAGAGCAAATAAATCCTTGGTGGAATAACGTGGAAACTAAAGATGATGCTATTTTACTTTTGCGCAGTGTATAAAAAACTTTTTTGGTGAAAATCTCCCTAAAAGCGTTTTATCTCAAGGAAATGACCATGTTCCCACACAGTTTTACTCTTAAAGCTGCCCAAATGATTGCTTTCGCAGGTTGTTTCGCGCTATCGCCGCAAATGGTCTGTGCTCAGGATGTGCTTCTGACAATTTCTATAGAAGGGACAGATGAACGTTTCGAGATTACGGACGACATGCTTCTGCAGTTGGAACAGCAATCCTTCCAAACATCTTCGCTTTGGACAGAAGGGAGTCCAAGTTATAGTGGCCCTTCTCTTACCAGCGTCCTTTCCATGGTGGGAATCCACGAACAAAATTCAATGACGTTCGTTGGAGCCAATGACTACAAGGTTGATATTAGCCCCGCTTTGATTGATGACACCTATCCAATCATTGCCAACAGGATCGATGGGATGCCGTTTTCTCTCCGGGAGAAAGGCCCTCTGTGGATCATGTATCCCTTCGACAAACGCAAAGAATATCAAACAGAACCTGTGTATGGAGCCGCCGTCTGGCAACTCGTTGAAATTAGGGTTTTAACGTCAGAATGAAACGCCACATTCCGAAATTTCTGAACGTGTCTCCGCATTGGCGCCTGACACGACGGAAAATGTACGTTTCAGTAACGATTTTCAGCTTCGTCCTGCTGATCCTCTTGACCATATCCGTTGACTTGTCCCGCAAAGTTAATTCCTTTTCTTTTGCACGCTCTGACAGCGAAACCTGGAACTTCGTTCAGGTCGAAGTGGAACTGCATCGCCTTCAGCTAGCCCTTGCTCAAGCCTTAATGGAAACGCAAGACGGGTCTCAGATATCCGACGAGACCCATCTCGAAATTGAGACGCGTTTCGACATCTTTTATGCGCGCGTGGACACAGTTGCACAAAGGTTGCGAACATTTCCCGTCGAACAAGATGCCCGTGACGCCCTATCGGAATTGACCACACTGCGTGACAAGGCTGCAATTGAAATAG includes:
- a CDS encoding response regulator transcription factor codes for the protein MHKPQRQSNTEMQQRMVSVLIADDHKLISEALKIILVEEGDFSVETSVSLQSTLDVLRAHPKSFDVVMLDISMPGMEGLRSVKQVVDATHEGSVVIFSGTADDDFVWQAIEIGAKGFISKGQPFRSFAATLRLIADGNEFVPLSLSRSVKNATKGADGPDEQERRILKLVAEGKTNKEIAFELNSSEVAIKMKMRSICTKLDAKNRAHAAILAQRHGLITIET
- a CDS encoding oxidoreductase, with protein sequence MKISLKAFYLKEMTMFPHSFTLKAAQMIAFAGCFALSPQMVCAQDVLLTISIEGTDERFEITDDMLLQLEQQSFQTSSLWTEGSPSYSGPSLTSVLSMVGIHEQNSMTFVGANDYKVDISPALIDDTYPIIANRIDGMPFSLREKGPLWIMYPFDKRKEYQTEPVYGAAVWQLVEIRVLTSE